From a region of the Arachis ipaensis cultivar K30076 chromosome B09, Araip1.1, whole genome shotgun sequence genome:
- the LOC107614692 gene encoding putative UPF0481 protein At3g02645, translating to MSSSLRYTMSNNNNNNNNNNNNNNNSNSAFDEQRWVINIRKTLEEELEEEGDEFEVHIFNVPKLLMASDPDSYVPQQVAIGPYHYWRPELYEMQRYKVAAAKRFQQQHLQCLKFEGLVDQILKLERKIRRCYHKYLDFNGETLVWMMAVDASFLLEFLQIYAIQEGSKIPGVSSSMSHLVDYAGKKSAHNAILRDIVMLENQIPFFVLRKMLEFKFSSLEAADDMLSLILIGLFKELSPFKTMEHYPNNEVSKSVHILDYLYDMVVPRLDQEIIEEENYYHQDGEKDGNDDDEKIEEEKGNVKKFLSEVWNILSKLNKGPVRSIKRVLVSKPLKLVVKLPWQIISNFPGLKLVKEPLERMFFAREKGDGEEEDEKKKNGGSSSAKSDEPPLIEEITIPSVSELLNSGVRFSPMNGCISSINFDAKTCTLYLPIISLDVNTEVFLRNLVAYEASGSSGQLVVARYTELMNGIIDTEEDAKILREKGVILNHLKSDLEVANIWNGMNKSLRLSKVPKLDKVIEDVNKFYSGTTKVKVKKFMKVYVFGSWQFLTLLAAIFMLFLMALQAFCSVYTCSRFFESALQSSSNTSSGGE from the exons ATGTCTTCTTCTTTGAGATACA CCAtgtccaataataataataataataataataataataataataataataattctaatTCAGCATTTGATGAACAAAGATGGGTGATTAACATCCGAAAAACCCTTGAAGAAGAACTAGAAGAAGAAGGTGATGAATTTGAAGTACACATATTCAATGTTCCAAAGCTTCTAATGGCAAGTGATCCAGATTCATATGTTCCTCAACAAGTTGCAATTGGTCCTTATCATTATTGGCGTCCAGAGCTGTATGAAATGCAAAGGTACAAGGTTGCAGCTGCAAAAAGGTTCCAACAACAACACCTTCAATGTCTTAAATTTGAAGGGCTTGTTGATCAAATTCTCAAGTTGGAGCGCAAGATTAGAAGATGCTATCACAAGTACTTGGATTTCAATGGTGAAACCTTGGTTTGGATGATGGCTGTTGATGCCTCATTCTTGCTTGAGTTCCTTCAAATCTATGCCATACAAGAAGGATCAAAg ATTCCTGGAGTTTCATCAAGCATGTCGCACTTGGTAGACTATGCAGGCAAGAAATCAGCACATAATGCAATCTTGAGGGACATTGTGATGTTGGAGAACCAAATCCCATTCTTTGTGTTAAGAAAGATGTTGGAGTTCAAATTCTCATCACTAGAAGCTGCTGATGACATGCTTAGCTTGATCCTCATAGGGCTATTCAAAGAGCTCTCACCTTTCAAGACCATGGAACATTATCCAAACAATGAAGTCTCAAAGAGTGTTCACATTCTAGATTACTTGTATGACATGGTTGTTCCAAGACTAGACCAAGAAATAATTGAAGAGGAAAATTATTACCATCAAGATGGAGAGAAagatgggaatgatgatgatgagaaaatagAAGAGGAGAAAGGGAATGTCAAGAAGTTCCTTAGTGAAGTTTGGAATATTCTTTCAAAATTGAATAAAGGGCCTGTGAGATCAATCAAAAGGGTACTAGTTTCTAAACCTCTTAAGCTTGTTGTTAAGTTACCATGGCAAATTATATCGAATTTTCCGGGTCTTAAGCTTGTTAAAGAGCCTCTCGAGCGAATGTTTTTCGCTCGAGAGAAAGGCGACGGCGAAGAAGaagatgagaaaaagaaaaacggAGGCTCGTCGAGTGCGAAAAGCGACGAGCCTCCGTTGATAGAGGAAATCACTATTCCTTCAGTGTCAGAATTATTAAATTCGGGGGTTCGATTCTCGCCTATGAACGGATGCATATCAAGTATTAATTTTGATGCAAAAACATGCACACTCTACCTCCCAATAATTTCTTTGGATGTTAACACTGAAGTTTTCTTGAGAAACTTGGTTGCATATGAAGCTTCAGGTTCATCAGGACAATTGGTTGTAGCACGTTACACTGAATTGATGAATGGGATTATAGACACTGAGGAAGATGCAAAGATCCTTAGAGAAAAAGGGGTGATT TTGAACCACTTGAAGAGTGATTTGGAAGTTGCTAACATATGGAATGGTATGAACAAGTCTTTGAGGTTGAGCAAGGTTCCAAAATTGGACAAGGTTATTGAAGATGTTAACAAGTTTTACAGTGGAACAACCAAGGTTAAGGTTAAGAAATTCATGAAGGTTTATGTGTTTGGTTCATGGCAGTTCTTGACATTGTTAGCTGCCATATTCATGTTGTTCTTGATGGCATTGCAAGCATTTTGTTCAGTCTACACTTGTAGTCGCTTTTTCGAATCAGCACTACAATCATCTTCTAATACTAGTAGTGGAGGAGAATAA